A part of Leptotrichia trevisanii DSM 22070 genomic DNA contains:
- a CDS encoding macro domain-containing protein, producing MKPKDLKNRIVLVKGDITEYPADVIVNAANSSLLGGSGVDGAIHKKGGKQIVEDCMKIRASCGKCDVGEAVITRAGNMPFKNVIHTVGPVWQSGKNNEAKLFAEKLLKKAYISSLELAEKNKLKNISFPNISTGVYRFPKDLAAKIAINAVTEYLAKNDFIEKVNFVCFENENFEIYRKLLEEKGIL from the coding sequence ATGAAACCAAAAGATTTGAAAAATAGAATCGTACTTGTAAAAGGCGATATTACTGAATATCCTGCTGATGTGATTGTCAATGCCGCAAATTCTTCCTTGCTTGGAGGCAGTGGTGTTGATGGTGCAATTCATAAGAAGGGTGGCAAGCAAATAGTCGAAGATTGTATGAAAATACGAGCTTCCTGCGGAAAATGCGATGTTGGAGAAGCTGTTATTACAAGAGCAGGAAATATGCCTTTCAAAAATGTAATTCACACAGTTGGGCCTGTCTGGCAGTCAGGAAAAAATAATGAAGCAAAATTATTTGCAGAAAAACTATTAAAAAAAGCCTATATTTCAAGTTTAGAATTGGCTGAAAAAAATAAACTGAAAAATATTTCATTTCCAAATATTTCGACAGGAGTGTACAGATTTCCAAAAGATTTAGCAGCAAAAATTGCTATTAACGCTGTGACAGAATATTTGGCAAAAAATGATTTTATAGAAAAAGTAAATTTTGTATGTTTTGAAAATGAAAATTTTGAGATTTATAGAAAGTTATTGGAAGAGAAAGGGATTTTATAA
- a CDS encoding DUF898 family protein: MENKSYFDGGLLSYIGWIILGSLITSCTFGICYPWALCMIYGWKINHTVVEGRRLKFNGSAVGLFGNWIKWLLLIIVTLGIYGFWVHIKLEQWKVKNTTFLN, from the coding sequence ATGGAAAATAAAAGTTATTTTGACGGTGGGCTGCTTAGTTACATTGGGTGGATTATTTTAGGCTCTCTTATAACATCTTGTACGTTCGGGATTTGTTATCCGTGGGCATTGTGCATGATTTATGGTTGGAAAATAAATCATACTGTTGTTGAAGGCAGAAGATTAAAATTTAATGGCAGTGCAGTAGGTTTGTTTGGTAATTGGATAAAATGGTTGTTGCTAATAATAGTAACATTAGGAATATACGGATTTTGGGTACACATTAAATTAGAACAATGGAAAGTAAAAAATACAACTTTTTTAAATTAA
- a CDS encoding energy-coupling factor ABC transporter ATP-binding protein has translation MGYFKIENVNYKYPLEDKQALKNINVEIKKGEFWAVIGKNGSGKTTFCNMLRRFVPDFYKGELTGKITLEDKELKDYSQKELVQKIGFVFQNPFTQISGVKDTVFEEIAYGLENLGLEKEEIISKVEEILKLLEIEKLRDRNPYDLSGGQKQRVALASIIAMDPDILVIDEPTSQLDPKGTEDIFKIINLMANEGKTIILVEHKLELIAEYAQNILVLDEGEIILSGKAEEVLNNKILLEKEIGMTQYSILAYELEKARKVEFEEIPITKEKTVELLKK, from the coding sequence ATGGGTTATTTTAAAATAGAAAATGTGAACTACAAATATCCACTTGAAGATAAACAAGCCTTGAAAAATATAAATGTTGAAATAAAAAAAGGCGAATTTTGGGCTGTAATTGGAAAAAATGGGAGCGGGAAAACGACATTTTGTAATATGTTAAGGCGATTTGTGCCTGATTTTTATAAAGGGGAACTGACAGGGAAAATAACGCTGGAAGATAAAGAACTGAAAGATTATTCTCAAAAGGAACTTGTGCAGAAAATTGGATTTGTATTTCAGAATCCATTTACGCAAATTAGCGGAGTAAAAGATACAGTTTTTGAGGAAATCGCTTATGGACTTGAAAATTTGGGGTTAGAGAAAGAAGAGATAATTTCCAAAGTTGAAGAAATATTGAAACTGCTTGAAATTGAAAAGCTGCGTGACAGAAATCCTTATGACTTGTCTGGCGGACAAAAGCAAAGAGTGGCACTTGCCTCAATTATCGCAATGGATCCTGATATTCTAGTTATTGACGAACCCACTTCACAGCTTGATCCAAAAGGGACGGAAGATATTTTCAAAATTATAAATTTAATGGCAAATGAAGGAAAGACAATTATTTTGGTTGAGCATAAATTGGAATTAATAGCAGAATATGCTCAAAATATACTTGTCCTTGATGAAGGGGAAATAATTTTGAGTGGAAAAGCGGAAGAAGTCTTAAATAATAAAATCTTGCTGGAAAAGGAAATTGGTATGACACAATATTCTATACTTGCCTATGAACTTGAAAAAGCGAGAAAAGTTGAGTTTGAAGAAATTCCTATAACCAAGGAAAAGACAGTGGAATTATTGAAAAAATAA
- a CDS encoding alpha/beta fold hydrolase, which translates to MMEKQYFESFDNKKIPYLFFESKREKYKNNVVIFHGMTEPVDRYAEFGEFLASNGYNVFVMEIRGHGELKENEIGDFGKGGIKSVFKDIDFFFAKILSKVGATPSNTTIFGHSMGSLIGTRWGIKNKYKYFILSGFPLKNQLVALGGHFATLLERMIFKKVSVFNKFMEKCNANFEPNKTKFDWLTRDEIENKKYEDSELCGYPVTPKFYSGIFSTMGFINRNYKKLDEHAKILAVYGTDDKVIDIPYISKIFNILRKKKRRINILENKNGRHESLNETNKHEIYDEILKWLNAKDF; encoded by the coding sequence ATGATGGAAAAGCAATATTTTGAGAGTTTTGATAATAAAAAAATCCCTTATCTGTTTTTTGAATCAAAAAGAGAAAAATATAAAAATAATGTTGTGATATTTCATGGAATGACAGAACCTGTTGATAGATATGCTGAATTTGGGGAGTTTTTGGCTTCCAACGGATACAATGTATTTGTTATGGAAATTCGTGGGCATGGTGAGCTGAAAGAAAATGAAATTGGAGATTTTGGAAAGGGTGGAATAAAATCTGTCTTTAAGGATATTGATTTCTTTTTTGCAAAAATTTTGAGCAAAGTTGGAGCAACTCCAAGTAATACAACGATTTTTGGACATAGCATGGGTTCTCTTATTGGAACACGATGGGGAATTAAAAATAAATATAAATATTTTATTTTATCAGGGTTTCCATTGAAAAATCAGCTGGTAGCCTTAGGCGGACATTTTGCCACTCTTCTGGAAAGAATGATTTTCAAAAAAGTTTCTGTATTTAATAAATTTATGGAAAAATGCAATGCAAATTTTGAGCCAAATAAAACGAAATTTGACTGGTTGACAAGAGACGAAATTGAAAATAAAAAATACGAAGATAGTGAACTTTGTGGCTATCCTGTCACACCAAAGTTTTATTCTGGAATTTTTTCCACAATGGGATTTATCAACAGAAATTACAAAAAATTAGACGAACATGCAAAAATATTGGCTGTCTACGGAACTGATGACAAAGTAATTGACATTCCATATATTAGTAAAATTTTTAATATATTAAGAAAGAAAAAAAGAAGAATAAATATTCTTGAAAATAAAAATGGACGGCACGAATCCCTTAACGAAACAAATAAACACGAAATTTATGATGAAATTTTAAAATGGCTAAATGCAAAAGATTTTTAA
- a CDS encoding energy-coupling factor transporter transmembrane component T, whose amino-acid sequence MIKNFFRNLYPLTKFYLAAVLLISAFILPNYTYGYLLIAICGIVAYFYEKLGIYLKRVFFSLFFLTLIIFVVQGLMIPSNDIMAKFGFITVYKTGIITAVRLTSKIAALVSTITMLTLISKAKEFTVALEKKGLNPKSAFILLLSLQMIPEMKKQSDIIMDSQKARGVEMEGNVFVRFKALIPIFIPMVLSSIISTEERAITLESRGFSIGEKRTILHDIEETKNDKIMKIMLAIFIVLCIVWRVLWVILK is encoded by the coding sequence ATGATTAAAAATTTTTTTAGAAACTTGTATCCTCTTACGAAGTTCTATTTAGCCGCAGTATTGTTAATATCAGCATTTATATTGCCAAACTATACTTACGGATATTTATTGATAGCAATTTGCGGAATTGTTGCCTATTTTTATGAAAAGTTGGGAATATACTTGAAAAGAGTGTTTTTTAGCCTGTTTTTTCTAACTTTGATTATATTTGTTGTACAGGGGCTGATGATTCCTTCTAATGATATTATGGCAAAATTTGGTTTTATTACAGTATATAAGACTGGGATAATAACTGCGGTAAGATTGACTTCCAAAATTGCAGCTCTAGTTTCTACTATAACAATGTTGACACTAATATCAAAAGCTAAAGAGTTCACAGTGGCTCTTGAAAAAAAAGGACTTAATCCTAAATCGGCATTTATTTTGCTTTTATCGCTTCAAATGATTCCTGAAATGAAAAAACAGTCAGATATAATTATGGATTCACAAAAGGCAAGGGGAGTAGAAATGGAAGGAAATGTATTCGTAAGATTTAAGGCACTTATTCCAATATTTATTCCAATGGTGTTGTCATCCATAATAAGTACCGAAGAGCGTGCGATTACACTTGAGTCGAGAGGATTTTCCATTGGGGAAAAGCGGACAATATTGCACGATATAGAAGAAACAAAAAATGATAAGATTATGAAAATTATGCTGGCTATTTTTATAGTGCTGTGTATTGTGTGGAGGGTGTTATGGGTTATTTTAAAATAG
- the aphA gene encoding acid phosphatase AphA: MKKALLFLFAASVVFAAGPKVPYTHEGFYSTDKVQKAVHFVSVDDIKKSLEGKGPINVSFDIDDTLLHSSGYFIYGQHYFQIPGDKRGAVSYLYNQKFWDYVAENGDEHSIPKQSAKDLIKMHLERGDNVFFITGRTKHSKDKNYTSTKLSKTLQRYFELPKEVYVEYTADTPTGGYKYDKSFYIKKHNVSIHYGDSDDDILAARELGIRGIRVQRAYNSTNPQKMNGGYGEEVLINSAW; encoded by the coding sequence ATGAAAAAAGCATTATTATTTTTATTTGCTGCATCTGTAGTATTTGCAGCAGGGCCAAAAGTTCCTTACACTCATGAGGGATTTTATTCGACAGATAAAGTTCAGAAGGCTGTTCATTTTGTGTCTGTTGATGACATTAAGAAAAGTTTGGAGGGGAAAGGGCCAATTAATGTAAGTTTTGACATTGATGACACATTGCTTCATTCAAGCGGATACTTTATCTATGGGCAACATTATTTCCAAATTCCAGGAGATAAAAGAGGAGCTGTAAGTTACCTGTACAACCAAAAATTCTGGGATTATGTAGCTGAAAATGGAGATGAACATTCAATTCCAAAACAATCTGCAAAAGACTTGATAAAAATGCACTTGGAAAGAGGAGATAACGTATTTTTCATCACAGGAAGAACAAAACATTCAAAAGACAAAAACTACACTTCTACAAAACTTTCTAAAACATTGCAAAGATACTTTGAACTGCCAAAAGAAGTTTATGTAGAATACACAGCTGACACACCAACAGGTGGCTACAAATATGACAAATCATTCTATATCAAAAAACACAACGTCTCAATTCACTACGGTGACAGTGACGATGATATCTTAGCCGCAAGAGAATTAGGAATAAGAGGAATAAGAGTTCAAAGAGCTTATAACTCTACGAATCCACAAAAAATGAACGGTGGCTACGGAGAAGAAGTTCTAATAAACTCTGCATGGTAA
- a CDS encoding NADP-dependent glyceraldehyde-3-phosphate dehydrogenase produces MNYQNLVNGEWKDSKNTITIYSPINGEELGTVPAMSREEVDYAMESARKALPAWRALSAVERAAYLNKAADILERDKDKIGENLAKEVAKGIKAAISEVVRTADLIRYAAEEGLRITGEFVNGGGFEAGSKRKYGAVKREPVGVVLAIAPFNYPVNLSASKIAPALIGGNVVIFKPPTQGSISGLLLTQVFAEAGIPAGVFNSVTGKGSEIGDYLIEHKEVNFINFTGSTPIGEKIGKLAGMRPIMLELGGKDAGIVLEDADLEKAAKNIVAGAFSYSGQRCTAIKRVLVMDSVADKLASLIKAEVEKLTVGDPFDNADITTVIDTSSADFIEGLIKDAQEKGAKALTTVKREKNLIWPVVFDNVTTDMRIAWEEPFGPVLPIIRVKSVDEAVEIANKSEYGLQSAVFTKNFPLAFEIAEKLEVGTVHINNKTQRGPDSFPFLGIKGSGAGVQGIKYSIESMTRVKSIVFDI; encoded by the coding sequence ATGAACTATCAAAATTTAGTGAATGGAGAATGGAAAGACTCTAAAAATACAATAACTATTTATTCGCCTATAAACGGGGAAGAGCTTGGAACTGTGCCAGCCATGTCAAGAGAAGAAGTTGACTATGCCATGGAATCTGCCAGAAAGGCTTTACCTGCCTGGAGAGCATTGTCGGCTGTAGAAAGAGCGGCTTATTTGAATAAGGCTGCGGATATTCTTGAAAGAGATAAGGATAAAATAGGGGAAAACTTAGCAAAGGAAGTCGCAAAAGGAATTAAGGCAGCTATTTCAGAAGTTGTTAGAACTGCTGATTTAATTAGATATGCTGCAGAAGAAGGACTTAGAATCACAGGTGAATTTGTAAATGGTGGTGGATTTGAAGCTGGAAGCAAGAGAAAATATGGGGCAGTAAAAAGAGAGCCAGTTGGGGTTGTACTTGCAATCGCACCATTTAACTATCCAGTAAACTTATCAGCATCAAAAATCGCACCAGCATTAATTGGAGGAAATGTAGTAATTTTCAAGCCGCCTACACAAGGTTCAATTAGTGGACTATTATTGACACAAGTATTTGCAGAAGCTGGAATTCCAGCGGGAGTATTCAACTCTGTAACTGGAAAAGGTTCTGAAATTGGAGATTATTTGATTGAACATAAGGAAGTGAACTTTATAAACTTTACAGGGAGTACACCAATTGGGGAAAAAATCGGAAAACTTGCAGGAATGCGTCCAATTATGCTTGAATTAGGTGGAAAAGACGCTGGAATCGTATTGGAGGACGCTGATTTGGAAAAAGCCGCAAAAAATATAGTGGCAGGAGCATTCAGCTATTCTGGACAAAGATGTACTGCAATTAAAAGAGTGCTTGTAATGGACTCTGTTGCAGATAAATTGGCTAGCTTGATAAAAGCGGAAGTTGAAAAATTAACTGTGGGAGATCCTTTTGACAATGCTGATATTACAACAGTAATTGACACTTCGTCAGCAGACTTTATTGAAGGACTGATAAAAGATGCGCAGGAAAAAGGTGCAAAAGCATTGACAACAGTAAAAAGAGAGAAAAACTTAATCTGGCCAGTAGTCTTTGACAACGTAACAACTGATATGAGAATCGCCTGGGAGGAACCATTTGGGCCAGTATTGCCGATTATCAGAGTAAAATCTGTGGATGAAGCAGTAGAAATTGCAAATAAATCAGAATATGGACTACAATCAGCAGTATTCACCAAAAATTTCCCATTGGCGTTTGAAATCGCTGAAAAACTGGAAGTAGGAACAGTACATATAAATAACAAGACTCAAAGAGGGCCTGACAGTTTCCCATTCTTAGGAATCAAAGGTTCAGGAGCGGGAGTTCAAGGAATAAAATACAGCATAGAAAGCATGACAAGAGTTAAATCTATCGTATTTGATATATAA
- a CDS encoding energy-coupling factor ABC transporter ATP-binding protein: MSFITVKNLSFKYPSGTENVLNDVSLEVKKGEKVAIIGQNGAGKTTMVKMLNGLLKPVSGDVVVDDWNTKKYTVAKMSRKVGYVFQNPMDQIFHNNVYDEIAFGAKKLKYSPDETKKMVENAIKLTELEKYQKENPYNLPYSLRKFVTIAAVIAMGSDVIVMDEPTAGQDFRGMRVLHNLIDELQKQGKTIITITHDMEFVVKNFDRVIVMTNGKVIADGDKRDIFWQFDTLEKSMVKQPYISDLAKEMEMDGKVLSVEEFVENYENMR; the protein is encoded by the coding sequence ATGAGTTTTATTACTGTCAAAAATTTGAGTTTTAAATATCCGAGCGGAACTGAAAATGTGCTTAACGATGTTTCTCTTGAAGTTAAAAAAGGGGAAAAAGTCGCAATTATTGGGCAAAATGGAGCTGGGAAAACAACGATGGTAAAAATGTTGAATGGATTGTTAAAGCCAGTAAGCGGAGATGTTGTTGTAGATGACTGGAATACAAAGAAATATACCGTTGCCAAAATGAGCCGAAAAGTCGGATATGTCTTTCAAAATCCAATGGATCAGATATTTCATAACAATGTTTACGATGAAATAGCCTTTGGAGCAAAAAAATTAAAATATTCTCCTGATGAAACAAAAAAAATGGTAGAAAATGCCATAAAATTAACGGAACTTGAAAAATATCAAAAGGAAAATCCGTACAATTTACCGTATTCCTTGAGAAAATTTGTTACAATTGCCGCAGTAATTGCAATGGGTTCAGACGTTATTGTAATGGATGAGCCAACAGCAGGTCAGGATTTTAGAGGAATGAGAGTCTTGCATAACTTGATTGACGAACTTCAAAAGCAGGGGAAGACAATTATTACAATAACTCATGATATGGAATTTGTAGTAAAAAACTTTGACAGGGTAATTGTAATGACAAATGGAAAAGTTATTGCTGATGGAGATAAACGTGATATTTTCTGGCAATTTGACACATTGGAGAAAAGCATGGTGAAACAGCCGTATATCAGTGATTTGGCTAAGGAAATGGAAATGGATGGAAAGGTTTTGTCTGTGGAGGAATTTGTGGAAAATTATGAAAATATGCGTTAG